A window of the Osmia lignaria lignaria isolate PbOS001 chromosome 2, iyOsmLign1, whole genome shotgun sequence genome harbors these coding sequences:
- the LOC117607113 gene encoding proton-coupled amino acid transporter-like protein pathetic isoform X1, with the protein MGNTDSLHEVEMSSMSTLENDRPHIMVHIRTPMRPMIAEYDPKKHGVKTELSDMVLVKYKCEKNDVPITVTNGSTLPLVERPNDEEAALYNPFEHRKLAHPTSDMDTLIHLLKGSLGTGILAMPMAFRNAGLLFGLFATFFIGAVCTYCVHILVKCAHDLCRRTQTPSLGFADVAEAAFLVGPEPVQKYARLAKATINSFLVIDLIGCCCVYIVFISTNVKEVVDYYTESDRDVRLYMAALLPLLIIFSLVRNLKYLAPFSMIANVLIATGMGITFYYIFSDLPSMDNVPNFSSWSQLPLFFGTAIFALEGIGVVMPLENNMKTPTHFTGCPGVLNTGMFFVVLLYSTVGFFGYWRYGEDTKASITLNPTQSEVLAQSAKLMIAIAIFLTYGLQFYVPMEIIWKNAKQYFGSRKLIAEYAIRIVFVVFTVGVAIAIPNLGPFISLVGAVCLSTLGLMFPSVIELVTVWDQEEGLGSYYWKLWKNLAIISFGILGFLTGTYVSIQEILEEHI; encoded by the exons ATGGGGAACACCGACAGTCTACACGAGGTGGAGATGAGCTCCATGTCGACGTTGGAGAATGATCGACCCCACATCATGGTACATATT agAACGCCAATGCGCCCAATGATAGCGGAATACGACCCCAAGAAGCACGGCGTGAAAACAGAACTGTCAGACATGGTTCTTGTCAA ATACAAATGCGAGAAAAATGATGTACCAATTACCGTCACGAACGGCTCGACATTGCCGCTCGTGGAACGACCGAACGACGAGGAGGCAGCCCTTTACAATCCCTTCGAGCATAGGAAGCTGGCCCATCCAACCTCGGACATGGATACCCTTATACATCTATTGAAGGGCAGTCTGGGAACTGGTATTCTCGCGATGCCAATGGCTTTCCGGAATGCCGGTTTGCTTTTTGGTCTGTTCGCGACATTCTTCATCGGGGCTGTTTGCACTTACTGCGTTCACATATTGGTGAAGTGCGCCCATGACCTCTGCAGGCGGACCCAGACACCCAGCTTGGGCTTCGCTGATGTCGCCGAAGCAGCCTTTCTGGTTGGTCCCGAGCCTGTTCAGAAATACGCTCGCCTTGCAAA AGCGACGATCAATTCGTTTCTCGTGATCGACCTAATCGGTTGTTGCTGTGTGTACATCGTTTTCATCTCGACCAACGTGAAAGAGGTGGTCGACTATTATACGGAGTCCGATCGAGATGTTCGGTTGTACATGGCAGCGTTGTTGCCCTTGTTAATTATATTCTCGCTCGTGAGGAACCTGAAATACCTGGCGCCGTTCTCGATGATCGCGAACGTACTGATCGCCACTGGCATGGGGATCACTTTCTACTACATTTTCAGCGACCTGCCCAGTATGGACAACGTGCCGAATTTCTCGAGCTGGTCTCAATTACCTTTGTTCTTCGGCACAGCAATCTTTGCTCTTGAAGGCATCGGCGTT GTGATGCCTTTGGAGAACAACATGAAAACCCCAACGCACTTCACCGGTTGCCCAGGTGTATTGAACACAGGTATGTTCTTCGTAGTGCTGTTGTACAGCACCGTCGGCTTCTTCGGCTACTGGCGTTACGGTGAGGACACGAAGGCTTCGATCACGCTGAACCCAACGCAAAGCGAGGTGCTGGCTCAATCAGCGAAGCTCATGATCGCGATAGCGATTTTCCTTACCTACGGTCTGCAGTTCTACGTGCCAATGGAGATCATCTGGAAGAACGCCAAACAGTACTTCGGTTCGAGGAAGTTGATTGCCGAGTACGCGATCCGCATCGTTTTTGTGGTATTCACGGTCGGCGTGGCGATCGCGATTCCGAACCTGGGCCCGTTCATATCTCTCGTGGGCGCGGTTTGCCTTTCCACCTTGGGTCTCATGTTTCCGTCCGTGATCGAGCTAGTCACCGTGTGGGATCAGGAAGAGGGACTTGGCTCCTATTATTGGAAGCTTTGGAAGAATCTGGCGATCATTTCGTTCGGCATACTGGGCTTCCTGACCGGCACTTATGTCAGCATCCAAGAGATCCTCGAGGAGCACATATGA
- the LOC117607113 gene encoding proton-coupled amino acid transporter-like protein pathetic isoform X2: MGNTDSLHEVEMSSMSTLENDRPHIMRTPMRPMIAEYDPKKHGVKTELSDMVLVKYKCEKNDVPITVTNGSTLPLVERPNDEEAALYNPFEHRKLAHPTSDMDTLIHLLKGSLGTGILAMPMAFRNAGLLFGLFATFFIGAVCTYCVHILVKCAHDLCRRTQTPSLGFADVAEAAFLVGPEPVQKYARLAKATINSFLVIDLIGCCCVYIVFISTNVKEVVDYYTESDRDVRLYMAALLPLLIIFSLVRNLKYLAPFSMIANVLIATGMGITFYYIFSDLPSMDNVPNFSSWSQLPLFFGTAIFALEGIGVVMPLENNMKTPTHFTGCPGVLNTGMFFVVLLYSTVGFFGYWRYGEDTKASITLNPTQSEVLAQSAKLMIAIAIFLTYGLQFYVPMEIIWKNAKQYFGSRKLIAEYAIRIVFVVFTVGVAIAIPNLGPFISLVGAVCLSTLGLMFPSVIELVTVWDQEEGLGSYYWKLWKNLAIISFGILGFLTGTYVSIQEILEEHI; the protein is encoded by the exons ATGGGGAACACCGACAGTCTACACGAGGTGGAGATGAGCTCCATGTCGACGTTGGAGAATGATCGACCCCACATCATG agAACGCCAATGCGCCCAATGATAGCGGAATACGACCCCAAGAAGCACGGCGTGAAAACAGAACTGTCAGACATGGTTCTTGTCAA ATACAAATGCGAGAAAAATGATGTACCAATTACCGTCACGAACGGCTCGACATTGCCGCTCGTGGAACGACCGAACGACGAGGAGGCAGCCCTTTACAATCCCTTCGAGCATAGGAAGCTGGCCCATCCAACCTCGGACATGGATACCCTTATACATCTATTGAAGGGCAGTCTGGGAACTGGTATTCTCGCGATGCCAATGGCTTTCCGGAATGCCGGTTTGCTTTTTGGTCTGTTCGCGACATTCTTCATCGGGGCTGTTTGCACTTACTGCGTTCACATATTGGTGAAGTGCGCCCATGACCTCTGCAGGCGGACCCAGACACCCAGCTTGGGCTTCGCTGATGTCGCCGAAGCAGCCTTTCTGGTTGGTCCCGAGCCTGTTCAGAAATACGCTCGCCTTGCAAA AGCGACGATCAATTCGTTTCTCGTGATCGACCTAATCGGTTGTTGCTGTGTGTACATCGTTTTCATCTCGACCAACGTGAAAGAGGTGGTCGACTATTATACGGAGTCCGATCGAGATGTTCGGTTGTACATGGCAGCGTTGTTGCCCTTGTTAATTATATTCTCGCTCGTGAGGAACCTGAAATACCTGGCGCCGTTCTCGATGATCGCGAACGTACTGATCGCCACTGGCATGGGGATCACTTTCTACTACATTTTCAGCGACCTGCCCAGTATGGACAACGTGCCGAATTTCTCGAGCTGGTCTCAATTACCTTTGTTCTTCGGCACAGCAATCTTTGCTCTTGAAGGCATCGGCGTT GTGATGCCTTTGGAGAACAACATGAAAACCCCAACGCACTTCACCGGTTGCCCAGGTGTATTGAACACAGGTATGTTCTTCGTAGTGCTGTTGTACAGCACCGTCGGCTTCTTCGGCTACTGGCGTTACGGTGAGGACACGAAGGCTTCGATCACGCTGAACCCAACGCAAAGCGAGGTGCTGGCTCAATCAGCGAAGCTCATGATCGCGATAGCGATTTTCCTTACCTACGGTCTGCAGTTCTACGTGCCAATGGAGATCATCTGGAAGAACGCCAAACAGTACTTCGGTTCGAGGAAGTTGATTGCCGAGTACGCGATCCGCATCGTTTTTGTGGTATTCACGGTCGGCGTGGCGATCGCGATTCCGAACCTGGGCCCGTTCATATCTCTCGTGGGCGCGGTTTGCCTTTCCACCTTGGGTCTCATGTTTCCGTCCGTGATCGAGCTAGTCACCGTGTGGGATCAGGAAGAGGGACTTGGCTCCTATTATTGGAAGCTTTGGAAGAATCTGGCGATCATTTCGTTCGGCATACTGGGCTTCCTGACCGGCACTTATGTCAGCATCCAAGAGATCCTCGAGGAGCACATATGA
- the LOC117607113 gene encoding proton-coupled amino acid transporter-like protein pathetic isoform X3: MSHKLQNQGAPVHGGKFQRTPMRPMIAEYDPKKHGVKTELSDMVLVKYKCEKNDVPITVTNGSTLPLVERPNDEEAALYNPFEHRKLAHPTSDMDTLIHLLKGSLGTGILAMPMAFRNAGLLFGLFATFFIGAVCTYCVHILVKCAHDLCRRTQTPSLGFADVAEAAFLVGPEPVQKYARLAKATINSFLVIDLIGCCCVYIVFISTNVKEVVDYYTESDRDVRLYMAALLPLLIIFSLVRNLKYLAPFSMIANVLIATGMGITFYYIFSDLPSMDNVPNFSSWSQLPLFFGTAIFALEGIGVVMPLENNMKTPTHFTGCPGVLNTGMFFVVLLYSTVGFFGYWRYGEDTKASITLNPTQSEVLAQSAKLMIAIAIFLTYGLQFYVPMEIIWKNAKQYFGSRKLIAEYAIRIVFVVFTVGVAIAIPNLGPFISLVGAVCLSTLGLMFPSVIELVTVWDQEEGLGSYYWKLWKNLAIISFGILGFLTGTYVSIQEILEEHI; this comes from the exons agAACGCCAATGCGCCCAATGATAGCGGAATACGACCCCAAGAAGCACGGCGTGAAAACAGAACTGTCAGACATGGTTCTTGTCAA ATACAAATGCGAGAAAAATGATGTACCAATTACCGTCACGAACGGCTCGACATTGCCGCTCGTGGAACGACCGAACGACGAGGAGGCAGCCCTTTACAATCCCTTCGAGCATAGGAAGCTGGCCCATCCAACCTCGGACATGGATACCCTTATACATCTATTGAAGGGCAGTCTGGGAACTGGTATTCTCGCGATGCCAATGGCTTTCCGGAATGCCGGTTTGCTTTTTGGTCTGTTCGCGACATTCTTCATCGGGGCTGTTTGCACTTACTGCGTTCACATATTGGTGAAGTGCGCCCATGACCTCTGCAGGCGGACCCAGACACCCAGCTTGGGCTTCGCTGATGTCGCCGAAGCAGCCTTTCTGGTTGGTCCCGAGCCTGTTCAGAAATACGCTCGCCTTGCAAA AGCGACGATCAATTCGTTTCTCGTGATCGACCTAATCGGTTGTTGCTGTGTGTACATCGTTTTCATCTCGACCAACGTGAAAGAGGTGGTCGACTATTATACGGAGTCCGATCGAGATGTTCGGTTGTACATGGCAGCGTTGTTGCCCTTGTTAATTATATTCTCGCTCGTGAGGAACCTGAAATACCTGGCGCCGTTCTCGATGATCGCGAACGTACTGATCGCCACTGGCATGGGGATCACTTTCTACTACATTTTCAGCGACCTGCCCAGTATGGACAACGTGCCGAATTTCTCGAGCTGGTCTCAATTACCTTTGTTCTTCGGCACAGCAATCTTTGCTCTTGAAGGCATCGGCGTT GTGATGCCTTTGGAGAACAACATGAAAACCCCAACGCACTTCACCGGTTGCCCAGGTGTATTGAACACAGGTATGTTCTTCGTAGTGCTGTTGTACAGCACCGTCGGCTTCTTCGGCTACTGGCGTTACGGTGAGGACACGAAGGCTTCGATCACGCTGAACCCAACGCAAAGCGAGGTGCTGGCTCAATCAGCGAAGCTCATGATCGCGATAGCGATTTTCCTTACCTACGGTCTGCAGTTCTACGTGCCAATGGAGATCATCTGGAAGAACGCCAAACAGTACTTCGGTTCGAGGAAGTTGATTGCCGAGTACGCGATCCGCATCGTTTTTGTGGTATTCACGGTCGGCGTGGCGATCGCGATTCCGAACCTGGGCCCGTTCATATCTCTCGTGGGCGCGGTTTGCCTTTCCACCTTGGGTCTCATGTTTCCGTCCGTGATCGAGCTAGTCACCGTGTGGGATCAGGAAGAGGGACTTGGCTCCTATTATTGGAAGCTTTGGAAGAATCTGGCGATCATTTCGTTCGGCATACTGGGCTTCCTGACCGGCACTTATGTCAGCATCCAAGAGATCCTCGAGGAGCACATATGA
- the LOC117607113 gene encoding proton-coupled amino acid transporter-like protein pathetic isoform X4: MRPMIAEYDPKKHGVKTELSDMVLVKYKCEKNDVPITVTNGSTLPLVERPNDEEAALYNPFEHRKLAHPTSDMDTLIHLLKGSLGTGILAMPMAFRNAGLLFGLFATFFIGAVCTYCVHILVKCAHDLCRRTQTPSLGFADVAEAAFLVGPEPVQKYARLAKATINSFLVIDLIGCCCVYIVFISTNVKEVVDYYTESDRDVRLYMAALLPLLIIFSLVRNLKYLAPFSMIANVLIATGMGITFYYIFSDLPSMDNVPNFSSWSQLPLFFGTAIFALEGIGVVMPLENNMKTPTHFTGCPGVLNTGMFFVVLLYSTVGFFGYWRYGEDTKASITLNPTQSEVLAQSAKLMIAIAIFLTYGLQFYVPMEIIWKNAKQYFGSRKLIAEYAIRIVFVVFTVGVAIAIPNLGPFISLVGAVCLSTLGLMFPSVIELVTVWDQEEGLGSYYWKLWKNLAIISFGILGFLTGTYVSIQEILEEHI; this comes from the exons ATGCGCCCAATGATAGCGGAATACGACCCCAAGAAGCACGGCGTGAAAACAGAACTGTCAGACATGGTTCTTGTCAA ATACAAATGCGAGAAAAATGATGTACCAATTACCGTCACGAACGGCTCGACATTGCCGCTCGTGGAACGACCGAACGACGAGGAGGCAGCCCTTTACAATCCCTTCGAGCATAGGAAGCTGGCCCATCCAACCTCGGACATGGATACCCTTATACATCTATTGAAGGGCAGTCTGGGAACTGGTATTCTCGCGATGCCAATGGCTTTCCGGAATGCCGGTTTGCTTTTTGGTCTGTTCGCGACATTCTTCATCGGGGCTGTTTGCACTTACTGCGTTCACATATTGGTGAAGTGCGCCCATGACCTCTGCAGGCGGACCCAGACACCCAGCTTGGGCTTCGCTGATGTCGCCGAAGCAGCCTTTCTGGTTGGTCCCGAGCCTGTTCAGAAATACGCTCGCCTTGCAAA AGCGACGATCAATTCGTTTCTCGTGATCGACCTAATCGGTTGTTGCTGTGTGTACATCGTTTTCATCTCGACCAACGTGAAAGAGGTGGTCGACTATTATACGGAGTCCGATCGAGATGTTCGGTTGTACATGGCAGCGTTGTTGCCCTTGTTAATTATATTCTCGCTCGTGAGGAACCTGAAATACCTGGCGCCGTTCTCGATGATCGCGAACGTACTGATCGCCACTGGCATGGGGATCACTTTCTACTACATTTTCAGCGACCTGCCCAGTATGGACAACGTGCCGAATTTCTCGAGCTGGTCTCAATTACCTTTGTTCTTCGGCACAGCAATCTTTGCTCTTGAAGGCATCGGCGTT GTGATGCCTTTGGAGAACAACATGAAAACCCCAACGCACTTCACCGGTTGCCCAGGTGTATTGAACACAGGTATGTTCTTCGTAGTGCTGTTGTACAGCACCGTCGGCTTCTTCGGCTACTGGCGTTACGGTGAGGACACGAAGGCTTCGATCACGCTGAACCCAACGCAAAGCGAGGTGCTGGCTCAATCAGCGAAGCTCATGATCGCGATAGCGATTTTCCTTACCTACGGTCTGCAGTTCTACGTGCCAATGGAGATCATCTGGAAGAACGCCAAACAGTACTTCGGTTCGAGGAAGTTGATTGCCGAGTACGCGATCCGCATCGTTTTTGTGGTATTCACGGTCGGCGTGGCGATCGCGATTCCGAACCTGGGCCCGTTCATATCTCTCGTGGGCGCGGTTTGCCTTTCCACCTTGGGTCTCATGTTTCCGTCCGTGATCGAGCTAGTCACCGTGTGGGATCAGGAAGAGGGACTTGGCTCCTATTATTGGAAGCTTTGGAAGAATCTGGCGATCATTTCGTTCGGCATACTGGGCTTCCTGACCGGCACTTATGTCAGCATCCAAGAGATCCTCGAGGAGCACATATGA
- the LOC117607113 gene encoding proton-coupled amino acid transporter-like protein pathetic isoform X5 encodes MDTLIHLLKGSLGTGILAMPMAFRNAGLLFGLFATFFIGAVCTYCVHILVKCAHDLCRRTQTPSLGFADVAEAAFLVGPEPVQKYARLAKATINSFLVIDLIGCCCVYIVFISTNVKEVVDYYTESDRDVRLYMAALLPLLIIFSLVRNLKYLAPFSMIANVLIATGMGITFYYIFSDLPSMDNVPNFSSWSQLPLFFGTAIFALEGIGVVMPLENNMKTPTHFTGCPGVLNTGMFFVVLLYSTVGFFGYWRYGEDTKASITLNPTQSEVLAQSAKLMIAIAIFLTYGLQFYVPMEIIWKNAKQYFGSRKLIAEYAIRIVFVVFTVGVAIAIPNLGPFISLVGAVCLSTLGLMFPSVIELVTVWDQEEGLGSYYWKLWKNLAIISFGILGFLTGTYVSIQEILEEHI; translated from the exons ATGGATACCCTTATACATCTATTGAAGGGCAGTCTGGGAACTGGTATTCTCGCGATGCCAATGGCTTTCCGGAATGCCGGTTTGCTTTTTGGTCTGTTCGCGACATTCTTCATCGGGGCTGTTTGCACTTACTGCGTTCACATATTGGTGAAGTGCGCCCATGACCTCTGCAGGCGGACCCAGACACCCAGCTTGGGCTTCGCTGATGTCGCCGAAGCAGCCTTTCTGGTTGGTCCCGAGCCTGTTCAGAAATACGCTCGCCTTGCAAA AGCGACGATCAATTCGTTTCTCGTGATCGACCTAATCGGTTGTTGCTGTGTGTACATCGTTTTCATCTCGACCAACGTGAAAGAGGTGGTCGACTATTATACGGAGTCCGATCGAGATGTTCGGTTGTACATGGCAGCGTTGTTGCCCTTGTTAATTATATTCTCGCTCGTGAGGAACCTGAAATACCTGGCGCCGTTCTCGATGATCGCGAACGTACTGATCGCCACTGGCATGGGGATCACTTTCTACTACATTTTCAGCGACCTGCCCAGTATGGACAACGTGCCGAATTTCTCGAGCTGGTCTCAATTACCTTTGTTCTTCGGCACAGCAATCTTTGCTCTTGAAGGCATCGGCGTT GTGATGCCTTTGGAGAACAACATGAAAACCCCAACGCACTTCACCGGTTGCCCAGGTGTATTGAACACAGGTATGTTCTTCGTAGTGCTGTTGTACAGCACCGTCGGCTTCTTCGGCTACTGGCGTTACGGTGAGGACACGAAGGCTTCGATCACGCTGAACCCAACGCAAAGCGAGGTGCTGGCTCAATCAGCGAAGCTCATGATCGCGATAGCGATTTTCCTTACCTACGGTCTGCAGTTCTACGTGCCAATGGAGATCATCTGGAAGAACGCCAAACAGTACTTCGGTTCGAGGAAGTTGATTGCCGAGTACGCGATCCGCATCGTTTTTGTGGTATTCACGGTCGGCGTGGCGATCGCGATTCCGAACCTGGGCCCGTTCATATCTCTCGTGGGCGCGGTTTGCCTTTCCACCTTGGGTCTCATGTTTCCGTCCGTGATCGAGCTAGTCACCGTGTGGGATCAGGAAGAGGGACTTGGCTCCTATTATTGGAAGCTTTGGAAGAATCTGGCGATCATTTCGTTCGGCATACTGGGCTTCCTGACCGGCACTTATGTCAGCATCCAAGAGATCCTCGAGGAGCACATATGA
- the l(3)72Dn gene encoding UTP4 small subunit processome component l(3)72Dn, translating into MSTCKIHNIRFYNLEPRSVTCLSYESKTKKLALARNDNSIEVWSVGNAPFVECTIAGHAANSVESILWIGPRLFSTGLHGIIAEYNLTTLSIKNEVTVTGGAAWCMDVNRKKTCLAVGTEDGYINTFTVTPEALIYERIFDKQKGRILCIKWDNTGEMIYTGSVDTIRVWNAISGHAVHKMTTARKEAKKETIIWCLEVTDDNIIISGDSRGVLSFWDPHMGTLIESHESHTADILAVTLSHDMNTVYCAGVDPVVRSFSKIVMKSTGRPQWVKGIERRLHAHDVRALVEADGKLYSAGVDGYLAQSSYPPKTLIKYPPLLQPPCATVCRKSRCILLRYTNFLELWRLGSSTKLPPESIRPGMFHQLEEEPIKLLQLKTKRDETIISCAINKDSKTIVYSTDSHVRVFNFDVVEGDAQLSKNDTDITVNRIQKMLFSPNGKLFITINNNGKKNSVTLYKVEKKHLRHLGCFHTNKESIVNVGLVCISPDSKYFVCADREGSIAVYNISESADIDAPMAWLLPKYSCPPTAMAIQKNTLNLVIVYSDHKIVEYNILQLQFTKFSNSLQSRLPKQWLARPFPITNIIFDPRNENIIIMHDDSTVYVIDKLNEFSEKYAKMPKRENGEITEDGNSIIGSYSQQAFQVLKKYKHLVYLDWLNDEELVAVEVNPISLTEKLPPTLKQKWFGM; encoded by the exons atgTCTACTTGTAAAATACATAACATTAGATTTTATAACCTTGAACCTCGTTCTGTTACTTGTTTATCTTATGAATCTAAAACAAAAAAGTTAGCACTTGCAAG AAATGACAATTCGATTGAGGTATGGAGCGTCGGAAATGCACCTTTTGTGGAATGTACAATAGCTGGTCATGCTGCAAATTCAGTAGAAAGCATCCTCTGGATTGGTCCGAGATTGTTTTCAACCGGTTTGCATGGCATAATAGCAGAGTACAATTTAACAACattatcaattaaaaatgaagTTACAGTTACCGGGGGTGCAGCTTGGTGTATGGATGTTAACCGTAAGAAAACATGTTTAGCAGTTGGTACTGAGGATGGATATATCAATACATTTACCGTTACTCCTGAAGCATTGATATATGAAAGAATCTTTGATAAACAGAAAGGAAGAATTCTTTGTATTAAATGGGATAACACTGGAGAAATGATTTATACAGGATCTGTTGACACAATTAGAGTTTGGAATGCTATATCAGGTCATGCTGTTCATAAGATGACAACTGCTAGAAAAGAAGCCAAAAAAGAAACGATTATTTGGTGTTTAGAAGTTACAGATgacaatattataatttctgGAGATTCAAGGGGAGTTTTATCATTTTGGGACCCTCATATGGGCACCTTGATTGAATCCCATGAAAGTCATACAGCTGATATATTAGCTGTTACTTTATCACACGATATGAACACTGTATATTGTGCTGGTGTTGATCCTGTAGTAAGAAGTTTTAGTAAAATAGTTATGAAATCTACTGGTAGACCACAATGGGTAAAAGGAATTGAAAGGAGATTACATGCTCACGATGTTAGAGCTTTAGTAGAAGCAGATGGAAAGTTATATTCAGCTGGTGTAGATGGATATCTAGCACAGTCCAGTTATCCACCTAAAACTCTTATTAAGTACCCGCCGTTACTTCAACCTCCATGCGCTACTGTTTGTAGGAAGTCAAGATGTATCCTATTGCGATACACAAATTTTCTTGAATTATGGAGACTTGGATCGTCGACTAAATTACCTCCCGAATCGATACGTCCCGGCATGTTTCACCAGTTAGAGGAAGAGCCTATCaaattattgcaattaaaaacTAAAAGGGACGAAACCATTATTTCCTGCGCTATCAACAAGGATTCTAAAACAATTGTCTATTCAACTGACAGTCATGTCAGAGTTTTTAATTTCGATGTGGTCGAAGGAGATGCACAGTTATCAAAGAATGATACCGATATAACGGTAAACAGAATACAGAAAATGTTATTCAGCCCAAACGGAAAGTTATTCATAACTATCAATAACAATGGGAAGAAAAACTCGGTGACGTTATACAAAGTGGAGAAGAAACATTTAAGGCATCTTGGTTGTTTTCATACGAATAAAGAATCTATTGTAAATGTTGGACTTGTATGTATTTCTCCTGACAGTAAATATTTTGTTTGTGCCGATCGAGAAGGTAGCATCGCTGTATATAATATCAGCGAAAGTGCAGATATCGATGCACCTATGGCATGGTTATTACCTAAATACAGCTGTCCACCAACAGCTATGGCTATCCAGAAAAATACTTTAAACTTAGTTATTGTATATTCAGATCACAAg ATCGTCGAGTATAACATTTTGCAACTGCAATTCACGAAATTTTCCAACAGTTTACAAAGCCGACTTCCGAAACAATGGCTGGCACGACCTTTCCCTATCACGAATATCATTTTCGACCCCCGCAAcgaaaatatcataataatgcACGACGACTCGACGGTGTATGTGATCGATAAATTAAACGAATTTTCCGAAAAGTACGCTAAAATGCCAAAACGTGAAAACGGCGAAATCACGGAGGATGGTAATTCCATCATAGGCTCGTACTCGCAGCAAGCCTTCCAAgttcttaaaaaatacaag CATCTCGTATATTTGGACTGGTTAAACGACGAAGAATTAGTAGCGGTCGAAGTGAATCCAATATCTTTGACGGAAAAGTTACCACCGACTCTCAAACAGAAATGGTTTGGAATGTAA
- the LOC117607117 gene encoding uncharacterized protein LOC117607117, translating into MDDAQSKAEGKKIEKISGKRGEHAKNPVTFDSICKEVMLREKIFRRDWSKKYKHLTGEFFKKVLAEECRKEGLPADTFEPKPPEDAIMRSPIPLKPSPFIPRTTSGMVGLRSSRPEYNLEFTGRWYISPKWTIEPPMETDEFRVTQQRFIFLG; encoded by the exons ATGGATGACGCTCAGTCTAAGGCGGAGGGTAAAAAGATCGAGAAGATTAGCGGTAAACGTGGAGAACACGCAAAGAATCCGGTGACTTTTGATAGTATTTG cAAGGAAGTTATGTTACGTGAGAAAATATTTCGACGCGATTGGTCTAAAAAGTACAAGCACCTGACCGGTGAATTTTTTAAGAAG GTGCTAGCCGAAGAATGCAGAAAGGAGGGACTTCCGGCGGACACTTTCGAACCCAAACCGCCGGAAGATGCGATTATGCGTTCACCGATACCTCTGAAACCGTCGCCGTTTATTCCCAGAACGACATCCGGCATGGTGGGCCTTCGATCATCTCGTCCAGAATACAATCTCGAGTTCACGGGTCGTTGGTACATTTCACCAAAATGGACGATAGAACCACCAATGGAAACTGATGAATTTCGCGTTACCCAACAACGATTCATCTTTCTCGGTTAA